Genomic DNA from Setaria italica strain Yugu1 chromosome V, Setaria_italica_v2.0, whole genome shotgun sequence:
GGTGCCATACTTCACACAGGAGACTGCCGGCTTACATCGGATTGTGTACAAAATTTGCCAACGAAATACATAGCGAAGAAAGGGAATGAAAACATTTGCCGACTTGACTTTGTGTTCCTAGATTGCACCTTTTCCAAGTGCTTCCTCAAGCTACCAAGCAAGGAATCAGCAATCCAGCAGGTTGCCCTTTCTTCTGAGATTAGATATGTTACTATTGTGATGACAAACAGGGATAATTACGATTGAGAAATGATTCAGTGATTGCAGGTTATAGCGTGCATATGGAAGCATCCACATGCACCTTTTGTTTACCTTGCTTGTGACCTTCTTGGGCATGAAGATGTCCTAATTGAGGTGTCAAGGACATTCGGATCAAAGATTTATGTTGACAGGAGATTGGATTGTTTTAAAGCACTATCGCTCACAGCCCCTGAAATCATTACTGATGATCCATCTTCTCGCTTTCAGGCATGTATCCCATGGAATGCATTCAAGACTTTGCATTACTAAGCCTGTCCATTGTGGAAATAATTACCTCAGACTCTCACAGTATTTACAGTCACTATGTCTATATAATGCACATGGAAGCATAACTGTTTCATTTCCATTTAATAGAAAAACAGTTCCTGTCATGCCCATTAAACATGATTTCAGTCATAACATCATGGTTCCTTTTCATCTGTGCAACCGACAAACAGAGAATTTCATACATGCGATATTAAGTCCTCCACCTCCTAAATTCTTGTAATCATTCATCTGTTGGTGTATACCGCGTTACCACATCGAGTGATTTCTTACAGTCTTTGTTTGTTGGTTGCAATTCTTAACTCTGCAGATGGTTGGATTCCATCAATTATATGAAAAAGCAAGTAGGAAGCTTGAAGAGGCAAGGGCAAGACTCCAGCCAGAACCCTTGTTTATTCGTCCATCAACCCAGTGGTATGCAATCTGTGCTCGAAGCCAGAAACCCAGCCTAACTGAAGCTGAGCAGGATGAGTACGGAGTCTGGCATATTTGTTTCTCCATTCACTCCTCTCGTGATGAGTTGGAGCAGGCGCTGCAACTTCTGCAACCTCAGTGGGTCATTTCAACAACTCCCCCGTGCTTTGCCCTTGAGCTCAGCTATGTAAAGAAACATTGTTTCAAGACCCGCTTGACAGCTGATGATCCGTTGTGGAAAATATTCGGAGATCCTCTTCAAAAGTCTATATCGTCTCCTTCTTCAGTGCTTGCTTCTTCTGAAACACACACAGATAAAGATCACTCAGATTTTGTTGACGAGGATGATCATTCATCGTCCTCCAGTGAAGAATGTACATATTTAGACATCAGTGCCATTGAACTTAAATTTGTGCCATCCCCTCCACCTGAGGAACCAGACATTACATTGTTCGGAAGAGCCAGGTTTGGATCTCAAGCAATTGACATAATGAAAGAAGAGTTATGCAGCCAATACATTGCCTTTGAAGGAGGATATCTTGAAGAAGCTAGGGCATGTGCACTGGCGGATTCGGTTCATAGTAATAGTGAAGACAGTGAGACAAATTCTGCAGCGGATTGTGTTGTTAAGGAAGCACCAGCCTCCCATCAGGATCACATTGATGCTGGAGATGAGATGGGCTCCTGTCAGCATGAATTATCGTCAAGACAGTTAGAAGGATCTCAAGCTCAGTCATTGTCCACTGTTCATCGCAATATATTAGTGCTTGCTGATCAGCATGAAAAGTTTGAAGCTGCAATAGAGTCAAACGCATTAAGTTCTTCCGAAGACTCCAGCCTTTCCTTGGTCAGAAGTGGAGAAACAACTACTTGTGAAAAGGAACCCTTGTGCATTTTTGGATCATCCAAATGTTTGAATCCAAGTTTGAAGAGGCTTTACAGGTCAAGGAATATCCCTGTTCCACGACCTCTCCCGTCACTTGTCAGACTTTTGGAATCCTCAAAGCGGGTCAAAATGCAACCAAGCACTAATTATAGTTTGTTGAATTCACGGCACAGCTTACCCTAACCACATGATCGAGCTCATGCCTCCATATAGCAAAACAATATTCAGATTATCGTGAGTATATAGTTGAGATTATTTCTGAAGAGATACCTGTATAGCCTTGTACAAGTGCTTTGTACGAATTTCAAGTTGTTGTACAGAGTATTGTTGTATTTACGTGACAATTCTATTGGATAACTTGAGTGAATTGTTCTACTACCATTCTTGGCGATTGCTAGGCACCGATAGTGGTGTCAAATCTGTTGTTGAGTCAAAGTTAGTGCTTATGAGTCGTGCACTGAATATCATGATAAAGATTTTGCTAGTGCATTCAGAATTCTTTGACACAGGTGAGTGCAAATATCTTCTTGTTCCCTGATGTACGCAACGCTGGATAATCCAGCAATACTTAATTTCGTACACGGAGCAGGGTCGGCACGTTATGATTATACACGAAGCACAGTCGACACGTTATGATTCTGTTCTAAAATACAAATCAATCATGCGACAAGATGATACCATACAACATAGCGCCGGTGTAATTAGCCAAACTCAATTATTCTGACAAGCAGACATCTACGATTAGGTAAGGTACTAAGGTTCAGTTAACAGCCCAGCGGTTCACATCTTTTTACAGTCTGCACCAGAAGCTCCTAAAATACAGCAATACTAATGCAACTCCATGAGCGAGCCTAATGCTCTATTGCCACGCGGAGGAGACGATGAGAGTCTTCTCCCCCCAGCCGAAGTGAAGTCCCCCGTGGTCCTCCTCGAACTTGTACCTATCGCAGTACGATTTCAGTATCGATTTTATTCCACTGATGACATTGCTGTTAAATGGGCATGGTGTGAAGCCAGCCATTGTCATTCTTGCTCTCCATTTCCCAGCAACTTCATATCTGCAGCATCAACAATTTTACTCAACTATAGGAAACTGCAGGATTTACatgttttcagaaaaaaaagggtGAGAATTGGCAGGATGCATGACTAGAGATCAGCGCCAGGGAGTACCTCTCCACACGATCAGGACCTTCACAAGCTAAGATATTAACAATTTCCCGTGCGAGGCACTGTCGCTCCACATTCATCCTATCTGGACTTTCCCTTGGAAGTGTAGCATCCAGTGAATCAAAAAGTGCATAGTAGTAATCATAGACTTCACGGAACCTGTGAAAGCCAGATGTTAATGTTAGTACTTTTGGTAAAGATTTAAtagctgaaacaaaaataagAGTTGAAGCCAACAACATAACCCTGAGTACATTATCATCTAGGGCAGATTTTGAGAAAATATCTTCTAAGGCACTAACCTTGTCAGAAAGGGTGCAGTATTAGTATTGGCATCCTGTTCAACAAGGGTCACTAGCTTTGGTTGGAGGCCCTTTACCATGCGAAGGAGCTGGTCTCTCTCGTTCATAATTGAAACACTCTCATCAGGAAGGTGGTGCAGCTGGAATGCAAAATTGACAGCAAGTGCTTCCCCAGGACGACAATCTAGCATTGCAGGTGTAACATCCCCGAGATTAGCACCCACTGCCCTGAACTCAAAAGATACCCCACAGTCCTCTGCAAGCTGCTCTAGGCGTTGCCCAATGACCTTTAGACCTCCGATTGGCCTCTGCACTGTCTCAGGATCATCAACACCAGTTATCCTCAAATGTCGTGGCTTATTTGAATTGTTTTTCAGAAATTGTATCAATGTGATGTATTGGCTGCCCTGATTGATATCGAAGTCGATAATGTGCAATCTTTCTTCACCTTTGCAGGCTTCAAGTATAGCATAATTAGCAGCCATGAAACCCAAACGGAAGCATGGACATATTTCGAAGAGGATTTGCATTGCTGAAAGCTGATAAAGACTTGGAGGATCCTTGCAAGTCAAGGCCTTGTAGATGCCATTCCCTGAAGCTACTATTCTTGCAGCAAGGCCCTCCACCAGGTAGGCTGCAATCCTTTGAGAAGGGTCCCCTTGAATAGAGACCATCTGACGGAGGTCCGATATGATCGCCTGTGCTTCATCTATGTTGTATTCAGATAATGCTGTGGCACAGTCAAATAGCAACTGCTTTGGAGTCCGTGCCGTTCTGCTGTTGCTAACAGCACAACTGATGCTTGATTCTGATTCTTTTGGTGAATTTGGAAGCAATACATTCTTCATGGGATCAGCCCATTCATCATTTATGCTACCTGCCTGTGAAATCTCAAACAAGATGTCATCACCATCGTCAAGTAGAGCGTGCTCCAGCTCCTGAAGCTTCAATCTAATCTCATCTTCATCAAACTGTACTTCAATTTCAGAGCTTTGAGTATCTGACACAGACTGGGAGTTGTGCTGAGAGACATTGGAGACCACTGGCGATTCTTTTGCTGCATCAGAGCATGAGTTGGACTGAGTATCTGCAACACTTGGGGATCGTTCATCGGCAGTTACACAGTATGGTGTTAGTGAAGCCTGCTGACTGCAAAATGAGTTCTGGAATACAGCAGATGATGATCCAGTGAAACCCATGTGCCCATACTCACCATTGTAGGGTTCAGGGCCATAACGAAACAACTGTGTATCAGAGGAAAATCTTTGTGCAGCGAAGTTTGAACTTGGTGCGGCAAATTTATGAATGTAAAGATTATCTGTGTAAGCCGTTGATGGGTCTGCTCGCCTAACAAAAGACATAACTTTTCCCAAATACCTCTGGACCTTTTAGGCTAATCTGGTTCAGGATCTCAGATAACACCAAATCGGTTTGCAGCTTCCTCTGCTTGAATTGATCGAGAAAATCCTCTGATGCCTGAAACAAGAATACAGTATGTCAACTAACCACATGAAACACAATTAGCAGAGTTGGAAATATATAAAGCCACTTTTGACTGGTCAGCACATTTTCAGTTGTCTAGCATCATTCTTCTTTTGATTATGCCACAGATAAAAGTTAAAGGGTGTTCTTTGGGGAAACCACAGCACTGGTACTAGGCATCACTAGATGATTACACATTTGAACGGCCGGAACACACAGTTTTTCCCCCAACTAGTATGCTAGTACTAGAATGTCACTTGACGTCTCTGCTGAGCCTTTAGCCTCGGCTTGATTTCACTGTTGATATATCAAAAGAGCTCGAGCAACCAAATGATCAAGCAAGGTGGAAGTAGAAATCTCTAAAGCATGTTGCAGACGGGATAAAAATGGCTTCTGGGAAAGGTTGGCGACTAACATGCAGCTTCTAGAATATGGTAAgaattaagcaactaagcatatatataaaatatgcGATATTGACTGAATGCCCTCTGCTCCGAAAGATTGTCAACATTGACTGATTACCATGTTCcacacaagaaaaagaaaagaccaGCTAGTTATTCCAGGtattgaagaaaaaaatgataaacTAAGCGAGAATAAGCATACTTAAACACGCAGGATAGGATTGATTATCAGAGTCAAATATCACCATATCAAAGACTACACACCAGAAATGCCAAGACAAAGATGAACACAATACAGCTAATACGCGCCACAATTATAAAATGTTCGCttttagataaaaaaaaaactcaacagCATGTAGTTCTCTtgccccaccccccccccccccccaaaaaaaaaaactgctcaaACTATGATCAGACCTCCAAACAGAGAGGTACTCAATTTTTTGCTAAAATCGAAATTGTTGCAGTATTCACCAGTAATCCGATCATAAAAAACTCCCAATTGGCACAGACCACATCAAGCAGAGATTAGAACTAATAACACCAAAAAGGTACATCTGTTTCCCCTTCTACCATCACCCTGGCACCGTGAATCCTGTGATTCTCTACAGGCGAGTTCTTAACAACATTACAACATGAACAAGCATGAACCAAACAGGTCTTTTCAGAGAGGTACCAACAAGCTTAAATGCTTCCAGTTAGCAACTCTGGTCACATGAACAACGCCCTTGAAATCagcaataaaaagaaaaaaaagcaccAAAATGGAAGCAGCAAGAAAAAGAGTCAATCTTGCAATCAAGGAGGCAAGAGGTACTCACGGCCAGGGAGATGGTACCAGCAAGTACAGGGGCGAATCAACGGGGCGCCATGAGCAGGATCGGAGACCGACAAGGTGGGCAACGGAGGGAAGCGATGACGCGAAGGTGCGGAACGGGAAGTGGGGAGCAGCTGCAGGAGGGAGGGGGAAGAAAGGGTTGGTTGGTCGGGGTGGGGCGGCGAAGTCCTATATGTCATACGGTGAGGCGCGGTCAGTACAACCGGCGGCTGTGCAGCGGATCCAACGCGCACCGCCTTCCAACTCTGTTCCCACCCTGGGCATGCTACTATTCGTGGCTCATCCAATCTTTCTCTCTTCAATGAGGTTGTATGTGGACTCGTGATTGAAAAGGTCTTTTAGtttcagttcttttttttttatcttgccactgatagtgtcaagttttcaTTCTTTTCTAAAGCTTTTACATTAGTATATTAGACACGATTCCATTTTGTATCTAGAGACCTTTTTCATGGTTCTATATCTGACTATtcctagagaaaaaaaaactatttctcctttttttaaACTACAGTAGGAATTAATTATGTTTCATGTTAATGTGTTTCCCTTTCAGTACGGTAGAGGAGGGATTCTCCTTTCTGTGCCTAAAACATGGCTCCATAGCATTCACCCtggtatttcttttttttttcctttttcttataaCTAGGAGTAGTTCTTTTATGCTCTGTATATCGGTGAATTTGCGAAGATGTAAATCTTTCAAGCATCGGATAAAAAGCTAATAATGGATAGGGTAACATCTTAATTCTTAAGGACCAAGTAAACATTGAAGAACGATGCTGATAATTGTTGAAGAGGGAGGTTCGTGAAAAATTCATACATCTATTAAATTTGACAAGATATTGGCTAGCCTTGACATTTTTCCAAGAGACAACCTAATGTTCTAGAACACCATCTTTTGTGGCAAAGAGTCAAGGTCATTGTAGAGCAGAAGAGGCATGCATGGGTTTTCCATGTTTTCTATACCAAGTCATGAAACCAAAAGCTCACAAAGAAGACTCAATGGCCTTGAGATTTTGCATGATTATTAAGGTCGTACGTGTACAGTCAGAGCATTGTTTGTGTCGCTGCACGACATTTTGTATTGCAGGTCAGGTCAACCAAGGCTACATGACCCGGTCTCGTCCACCCACAGAACGTTGAATAGAGATACTCGCTTACACATGATCCTATTACTATCCATTATTTGGTGGTGTGTAGGCTCTCCATATTCCACTACCAGACCAACAAAATCACAAGTACTTAGGCTGCCAATGACCTTTCCTGAGTTCACCATCAAACAAAGGGACCTTTTAACAACATCCCCAATTCATCCACATTCCAAATATTCCATCCAAGTAGCATGCATGAGTATCATGCAAGTTTATCACCTGAAATTAGCTTACTATAATCTCCTTTCACTCTCCTGAGTGTGAACGGCGGTTTATGCTGGGGATTCCGGTAACCAGGCCGCCATCACCCGTTGCTTTCATCCTGTGTGCTTTGGAGTGCAAAACGTTGGGCGCCATCGGATGGAATATGTGCGTGCCCCTGCCGCCACTAATGCTCTCTTGGCTGTTGGCTTTGCAGAGCAGAACGTTAGGCAGGCACGCCCGGAATGTCGTTTCGCATGGCGTCTTTTGACTAATTTCCCACCCCAACTTCTTTAGCTCTTGCGGGATGCTGCCCATGAGGCACCAATCATTTCAGCCCCAACGAAAATTTGCAGGGAATCCAACGCATTGTTGCACTTGCTGATGGTGAGGTATGGCTCTGTGGTTGTGTGTCAGTTATGTTGCTTGCTTGCATATGCATGCCGTGAGGTTGTGCCGTGGCACTGCATTCGACGCAACGGCACGTTGCATTGCATCACAGAGAATCTAGTAGCTCTATTTCGTACACGCTGGTCTGGTGCAATAATGCGTGTGTACATCACGCAGCAACAACGGCTCGTGAAGGCGTTGTCGACGACAGCATCTCAGGCAGGACGGTACTGATAATGCAAGTGGTGGCCATCTATCTTTAATTATCATCTCCTTCAGTTGTTGTTGTTCGAGGATTCAGAAATCCTTTTCCAGGTGAGATGTAGCAGAGCAGTACGCCAGCGATGAACGCAACGCAACGGATCGATAACGTTTTCGCCTCCCCGTCACACAGGAAGATAGAGCCCCGGCCGCATGCAGTCTCACGGGGACGCCAACGCCATAGCTAGGCTCCTAGGCCAGACACTTGTTTGTCGGCAGAAGCAGGCTCCGTGCACTGGCATGCATATGGACGATTTGGGCGACCCTTTCGGCCGGGCGTTTTGTCTGAAGATGGCGATGGACAACCGGATAAGAGCAAGCAAGATGCCAAGATCGACCGGGCGTGTCGTTTGAAGCGCATGCGTGGAGACTTCTCCTCTCCGCTCGTCGATCTTTCCGTCGTTCCGGCTGATGGCTGATGACCAAATGAACTCCGGCGGATTGGATGGAGTTCATCCATATCTGGGATCTCTGCGGAGAATTGACCGTGCTCGCTTGTCAACCGCCCAACAAGTCGTCGACAGTGAGACCTGTTCagatagaagaagaagaagccacaAGGCACTGGTAGCCACGAATCAAGTCAGCAGCGTAGGAATGCCAATGCTGCAAATAGTCGCACGGACGACCATGCATCTACAGTCCAAAacaagtgttttttttccttcgggACAGTGGTTAATCGGTAGGTCCATCATGGAAACGACGGGGTCCAAGCCATCAATTGTTCAATTATTAGGTGTCCCGGCCGGTTTTTCGTGTCAGCAACATGTATGCCTTTAGCATTCAGTGACTCAGTACGAACGATATCAGAATCGAATCTTGTAATTCTTATTACGATATACTACGATACTATCAAGCCAAAACAATATTAATCACACATTTTGTCCTAAATTTCATAATATTCTATACTATATGAAACTTCCATACGACCTTATATAAAATTTCATAATATCCCAATCCTATGATAGTGCATAATAATTGATATAAATaactttttaaataatttaATTGTAATAAAATATTGTTTAAGTTAAAATACATTGAGAATAATATGAATAATCCCACTTAAATTTTCCAAAAATCAATTAAATTAATCAAAATTCTGGTCCTTTGGGAcggactcttttttttttaaaaaaaaatgagtgCAGAGCGCTTTCCTTTTTCAGATAAGCTCGTCGATCTGTGGTAGGCTACCAGTAGATCTGTGGTAGCTCGGTAGGTAAGGCAGATTTTTGCGCCGGACAAAACAAAACGGCAAATCATTTCGGCCCATCAGAGTGATAGTTTGGTCCCAAAATATGAGTATTATTTACTTTGCCCCAAATCAAACACttacaaaatttataaaaaaagttATAATATCTACTGAAATATCAAAAAACAAacttgaaaatatatttcatgatgaATCAAATTATCACTATTTGATATCTAAATATTTCCTATAATCCTATattgtttgacttaggacaaacttCAAAATCCTTATATTTTGGGATAGATGGAGTAGCAAATAATAATTTACGTTACATATTCAGCCTAATAATAATATAGTAAATAATTTACATACTGAACATTCTACATCTCATGTGTTTGGAGAAGTAATACCCAAAGAGTTCAAGATGCTTGCACTAGACCATCTGGGAGGGCTTCTGCTCCCAAAACGACTGAAGCTTTAGGGAATATTATTTACTACGGCATAAATAGCTCCTACAAATGAAGGTTCCCGCAAGTCAGAGAAGGCATAGCCGGCTACCAAAGGAGCCCTTACTTTGCCTGCAGTATATAGCATTTTTCCTCACTGGTGGAGCAGTAGTATcactggcaaaaaaaaaaaaaaaggaaaccgCATGATGATACTATATGTAGTTAACACGATAAAATGTCATAGAAAAAGAATTGCATCAGTCTTAATAGTGAAAATCATGATTGGTATACGGTTTACATACATGCACTAGACAGTTCCAAATAGATGTGAAATAGTCAAGGACAAGTAAACTTACAAGACTGGCAAACTCTTTGTTCTGCATCTGAATTTTCCGTATGTCTGCAGTAATTTGATCCTGAAACTGAATTTAAAAGGTAGTAAAAAtcacaataaaaaaatatctcacTAATGTGCTGCAAGTTGCCTAAGTtgaataatttttattataACATATTCAAACTCTTTTGGGCAAGTTTGGTTCCAGTAATGGGTAAAATGTTATGtagattacttcaccatgataTCTTATAATTTCTTTGGGAGATGGCAACATTTTCTAACCAAACACACCAATTTATTTACCTGCCTTGATCGACTCTATGGTAAGTCTCTGGTCACGAGAATTTTAATTGTTCACCAAATTGGTTTGTTGTTTTGGAGTTATTACAATTACAATACACGTTGCTGTGGTTTCATTCCATTGTCTTTAGACAGCGGAATACTATTCCAGCACCTACATTATCAGATGCACACAGGCAACCCTTAGAAAGCCGAAACGTGTTGTGAATTAGCACTAGCAGATCACTCCAGTGCCAAAATTTAATTTATCTATTTTCACTTCTCCATTAACTTCTGTACCTCTATTTTTCACATTTCTCCCTATAAGCATTCCTTCTAGTAGTATGACAAGCATAGTAAATAATGATTGGAGATCGATCAAGAGGCCACCACAACACAACCCTcaccaaaaaggaaaaatctgCCAACACCCTATGAAGAACCCTGAGATGGGGTAATGGATGTGGGAGGTGGACCCAGCTTTTACGCATCATGTATGACACATAAATAGCAGAGCACATTAAGAAAATTGTTGGACCTAGGGGCTAATGCAGAATCATGACATACATCTGGTGATCATTCCGTTTTGGCTAGTATGATACAGATTGTGTTGGCATAAATAGTACAAACCTTGAGGTTGAAGTTGTATTGTATTAGTCAAACATAACA
This window encodes:
- the LOC101755976 gene encoding 5' exonuclease Apollo isoform X1, which codes for MPIDMPRGLPFAVDTWGPSSRHRRHRFLTHAHRDHLVGAGAAAGGAGGTVYATRLTLSLALALRHFPQLESWEFVEMEVGRTVAVDDPAGAFSVTAYDANHCPGAVMFLFEGQFGAILHTGDCRLTSDCVQNLPTKYIAKKGNENICRLDFVFLDCTFSKCFLKLPSKESAIQQVIACIWKHPHAPFVYLACDLLGHEDVLIEVSRTFGSKIYVDRRLDCFKALSLTAPEIITDDPSSRFQMVGFHQLYEKASRKLEEARARLQPEPLFIRPSTQWYAICARSQKPSLTEAEQDEYGVWHICFSIHSSRDELEQALQLLQPQWVISTTPPCFALELSYVKKHCFKTRLTADDPLWKIFGDPLQKSISSPSSVLASSETHTDKDHSDFVDEDDHSSSSSEECTYLDISAIELKFVPSPPPEEPDITLFGRARFGSQAIDIMKEELCSQYIAFEGGYLEEARACALADSVHSNSEDSETNSAADCVVKEAPASHQDHIDAGDEMGSCQHELSSRQLEGSQAQSLSTVHRNILVLADQHEKFEAAIESNALSSSEDSSLSLVRSGETTTCEKEPLCIFGSSKCLNPSLKRLYRSRNIPVPRPLPSLVRLLESSKRVKMQPSTNYSLLNSRHSLP
- the LOC101755571 gene encoding scarecrow-like protein 1; the encoded protein is MSFVRRADPSTAYTDNLYIHKFAAPSSNFAAQRFSSDTQLFRYGPEPYNGEYGHMGFTGSSSAVFQNSFCSQQASLTPYCVTADERSPSVADTQSNSCSDAAKESPVVSNVSQHNSQSVSDTQSSEIEVQFDEDEIRLKLQELEHALLDDGDDILFEISQAGSINDEWADPMKNVLLPNSPKESESSISCAVSNSRTARTPKQLLFDCATALSEYNIDEAQAIISDLRQMVSIQGDPSQRIAAYLVEGLAARIVASGNGIYKALTCKDPPSLYQLSAMQILFEICPCFRLGFMAANYAILEACKGEERLHIIDFDINQGSQYITLIQFLKNNSNKPRHLRITGVDDPETVQRPIGGLKVIGQRLEQLAEDCGVSFEFRAVGANLGDVTPAMLDCRPGEALAVNFAFQLHHLPDESVSIMNERDQLLRMVKGLQPKLVTLVEQDANTNTAPFLTRFREVYDYYYALFDSLDATLPRESPDRMNVERQCLAREIVNILACEGPDRVERYEVAGKWRARMTMAGFTPCPFNSNVISGIKSILKSYCDRYKFEEDHGGLHFGWGEKTLIVSSAWQ